In Tachysurus fulvidraco isolate hzauxx_2018 chromosome 9, HZAU_PFXX_2.0, whole genome shotgun sequence, the sequence GTGATGTGTTGGAGGTATTTTGGTGCTATTGTTCTGAAGTTGGCTTTGTTAAAGTCCCCTGTTACAATAAACGCTGCATCTGGGTGCGCGGTTTCCTGCTCACTTATATTCCTATACAGTTCCTTGAGTGCCTGGTCTGTGTTAGCTTGAGGAGGAATATAAACAGCTGTGATAATGACCGCTGTAAATTCCCTCGGTAGCCAGAATGGTCGACACAGAAGCGTAAGAAATTCCAGATCAGGGGAGCAGAAGGATTTAATAGAGTGTAGGTTCCTTTCATCACACCACGAGTtgttgataaaaaaacaaacacctccGCCTCTGCTTTTCCCTGTGAGCTCTTTCGTCCTGTCCGAGCGGTGCACAGAGAACCCCGTGAACTCGATGGCTGAGTCTGGAACCTCCGCAGACATCCAGCTTTCTGTGAGGCAAATAATGCAGCAGTCCCTCGTTTCTCGTTGGTAGGAGATACGTGCCCGTAGTTCACAGAGTTTGTTGTCTAGTTACTGAACATTAGCCAGCAAAATGGTTGGGAGAGGAGGTCGGAGGGGACGACATCTGAGTCTAACAAGGACGCCGGCTCTCTTCCCTCTTTTCCGGCGGCGTTTCCTCGGTCACGTTCGTGCGGCCCAGACAAAGGGCTCCGATGCGGTGTTGGTAAACAAATCGCCATCGTTCAAGAACTCAAAGTCCGGTTTGCGTTTCGCGACATAGGAACCTATATTTAGAAGCGTGTGTCTGTCGTAGGCAGTTATGCAATCAACTTCCAACACACAGGACAGCAGAATAACTAGTAAGATAAATGAAAAACTGCAAGTAAGTACAGTAAGGcctctgacacttgtatctgaaactagagactctcttcttttcAATGAGACCATGCTCACcatgtgtgtcaaagtatgtgtaccactttttaggtgggtaggtcatgtaggcgaaaatcatgaaaatagggggcgaggTCCATAACAGGCTAATTAACAGGAAGCTCCATAAATCCAGTCAAGAACATGTGAGATGGAGATATTTAGTTTAGGCCTTTTATTCCCACAAGCCATGAAATCATATCTATAATACTGTCATTCAAAAAAGGGAGGCGTGCCTAATTTCTATAAGCTATAAATTCACCAGAGCTTCTGAGCCACAAGACATTTGATTATGACTTTTtgcattttctgttttactttaaactctgtagacattagagaaatgctgtattgatgaaccggacagagtttaatcagtctgatggctgtgatcatttctcctgtccagagagatctgtatctcctgcagtttatatcttactgtacgtgtgttcagctgctgtggttctgctaacagtgtgtggaaatctgcttgtcatcatctctgttcttcacttcaagcagcttcacacaccaacaaacatgctgctgctctctctggctgtgtcaGATTTCCTTGTTGGTGCTTTAGTGATGCCAGCAATGTTAATCTGGACAATCGAGTCATGCTGGATTTTTGGGAGAGATTTCTGCATTTGTTTTTGGATGATTTTTAGTTTTCTCATAATTTCATCAATCTATAATATCACTCTGATTGCTGTGGATCGATATTTGGCTCTCTCAAACCCCTTTCTCTACATGAACAGAGTCTCTGTGAGGATCACTGctgttgtaattatttttgaCTGGTGTGTGATGCTGATCTATATCTTAGCTTTCATGTATTTCAATGGAAACTTCACAATTTCTGTAATGTGTCCTGGAGAGTGTTATTGCTTTCTGAATGAGAATTGGGCTGTATTTGAtctcatatattcatttatattcccactttctgtcataatcatattgtatactcGAGTTTTTATGATTGCTAAGAAACATGCCACTGCTATCAGAgagcttaataatcacacacggcctaaaacacagaaaatcacctcacactccatgaaatctgagagaaaagcagctaaagtcctctgtattttagtgtctgtgtttctggtgtgtttacttccatattatatttacagtttattagggTATGCTATTGGAATTCagacagaaatatttcagaaaattcTAATCATACATTGTCTTAATTCCACCattaatccagttatttatgctctgttttatccGTGGTTCAGGAGGTGTGTTAAAATAACTGTAACTCTACAAATTTTCCAGACAGATTCTGcattaaacaatgttctttcATGAAAATTCTTTGTAACACCACCTAATAATgtctttaaagtaaatattgtttatgttaattatatatcatttaaacatttaatcaaATTTCAACCCCAATATAATTTTTGTCTGATGTATTTTTGCCAACACTACTGTTTAAGCACCTAGTAGAACCATGAAGAGAAGTCTTTAAATGGTGTTGTTAAGTCTGTTAATGCTCTTTATAGTGATGCTGCTGCAACAAATATTTAACATGTTTTGTGACATCTTTATGTTTCTAATTCACAGgttaatatgtaaaatgtaagaATTAATTTTGCATAGAAAACATAGAAATCACGTTTAAGTCTTTCACTAGTTAGTACTAGGCCTTTTGTTTCAACATGGCATGACatcatatttacacatttactgtCAGTCAGACTCAGGGGGTGTGAGTCATTTATAAAGACTAAAACCACCAAT encodes:
- the LOC113651691 gene encoding trace amine-associated receptor 6-like, whose protein sequence is MNRTEFNQSDGCDHFSCPERSVSPAVYILLYVCSAAVVLLTVCGNLLVIISVLHFKQLHTPTNMLLLSLAVSDFLVGALVMPAMLIWTIESCWIFGRDFCICFWMIFSFLIISSIYNITLIAVDRYLALSNPFLYMNRVSVRITAVVIIFDWCVMLIYILAFMYFNGNFTISVMCPGECYCFLNENWAVFDLIYSFIFPLSVIIILYTRVFMIAKKHATAIRELNNHTRPKTQKITSHSMKSERKAAKVLCILVSVFLVCLLPYYIYSLLGYAIGIQTEIFQKILIIHCLNSTINPVIYALFYPWFRRCVKITVTLQIFQTDSALNNVLS